A region from the Acomys russatus chromosome 24, mAcoRus1.1, whole genome shotgun sequence genome encodes:
- the LOC127206861 gene encoding tetratricopeptide repeat protein 30A2: MAGLSSSQIPDGEFTAVVYRLIRDSRYSEAVQLLAAELQRSPRSRAGLSLLAYCYYRLQEFELAAECYEQLSQMHPELEQYRLYQAQALYKACLYPEATRVSFLLDNPTFYSRILRLQAAIKYSEGDLPGARSLVEQLLSGEAGEDSGGENDPDGLVNMGCLLYKEGHYEAACSKFFAALQASGYQPDVSYNLALACYSNRHYAPALKHIANIIERGIRQHPELGVGTTTEGIDVRSVGNTVVLHQTALVEAFNLKAAIEYQLRNSEAAQEALTDMPPRAEEELDPVTLHNQALMNMDARPTEGFEKLQFLLQQNPFPPETFGNLLLLYCKYECFDLAADVLAENAHLTYKFLTPYLYEFLDAMITCQTAPEEAFIKLDGLAGMLTEQLRRLTKQVQEARHNRDDEVVLKAVNEYDETLEKYIPVLMAQAKIYWNLENYPMVEKIFRKSVEFCNDHDVWKLNVAHVLFMQENKYKEAIGFYEPIVKKNYDNILSVSAIVLANLCVSYIMTSQNEEAEELMRKIEKEEEQLSYGDPDKKIYHLCIVNLVIGTLYCAKGNYDFGISRVIKSLEPYHKKLGTDTWYYAKRCFLSLLENMSKHTIMLRDSVVQECVQFLEQCELYGRSIPAVLEQPLEEERMHTGKNTVTYESRQLKALIYEIIGWNK, from the coding sequence ATGGCGGGGCTGAGCAGTTCGCAGATCCCGGACGGTGAGTTCACGGCGGTGGTGTACAGGCTCATCCGCGACTCCCGCTACTCAGAGGCGGTGCAGCTGCTGGCCGCTGAGCTGCAGAGGAGCCCGCGGAGCCGCGCAGGGCTGTCGCTGCTGGCCTACTGCTACTACCGCTTGCAGGAGTTCGAGCTCGCTGCAGAGTGCTATGAGCAGCTGAGCCAGATGCACCCAGAACTGGAGCAGTACCGCCTGTACCAGGCCCAGGCGCTGTACAAGGCCTGCCTGTATCCAGAGGCCACCCGGGTCTCCTTCCTCCTGGACAACCCCACCTTCTATAGCCGAATCCTTCGTCTCCAGGCCGCCATCAAGTACAGCGAGGGCGACCTGCCGGGAGCCAGGAGCCTGGTGGAGCAGCTGCTGAGTGGGGAAGCTGGAGAGGACAGTGGCGGAGAGAATGACCCAGATGGTTTGGTCAACATGGGTTGTCTGCTCTACAAGGAGGGACACTATGAAGCTGCCTGCTCCAAATTCTTTGCCGCTTTGCAGGCGTCTGGCTACCAGCCAGATGTATCGTACAACCTGGCCTTAGCTTGTTACAGCAACAGGCACTACGCCCCTGCCCTGAAGCATATCGCCAATATCATTGAGCGCGGCATCCGCCAGCACCCAGAGCTAGGTGTGGGCACGACCACCGAAGGCATTGACGTTCGCAGTGTCGGCAACACCGTGGTCCTTCACCAGACTGCTCTGGTCGAAGCCTTCAACCTCAAGGCAGCCATAGAATACCAGCTCAGAAACTCCGAGGCGGCTCAGGAAGCCCTCACGGACATGCCACCCAGAGCCGAGGAAGAGCTGGACCCCGTGACCCTGCACAACCAGGCGCTGATGAACATGGATGCCAGGCCTACGGAGGGCTTCGAGAAGCTCCAGTTTCTGCTGCAGCAAAACCCCTTCCCCCCAGAGACCTTCGGCAACCTGTTGCTGCTCTACTGTAAATACGAGTGTTTTGACCTGGCAGCCGATGTCCTCGCAGAAAATGCCCACCTGACTTACAAGTTCCTCACTCCCTACCTCTATGAGTTCCTGGACGCCATGATCACTTGCCAGACGGCTCCGGAAGAGGCTTTCATTAAGCTGGACGGGCTGGCTGGCATGCTGACTGAGCAGCTCCGCAGGCTCACCAAACAAGTTCAAGAAGCAAGGCATAACAGAGATGACGAAGTTGTCCTAAAGGCTGTGAACGAATATGACGAAACTCTGGAGAAGTACATCCCTGTACTGATGGCCCAGGCGAAAATCTACTGGAACCTGGAAAACTATCCAATGGTGGAGAAGATCTTCCGCAAGTCGGTGGAGTTCTGCAATGACCACGATGTGTGGAAGCTGAATGTGGCCCACGTGCTCTTCATgcaggaaaacaaatacaaagaggcCATTGGCTTCTACGAGCCCATCgtcaagaagaactatgacaacATCCTGAGTGTCAGCGCCATCGTGCTGGCCAACCTCTGTGTCTCCTACATCATGACGAGCCAGAACGAGGAAGCCGAGGAGTTGATGAGGAAGattgaaaaggaggaagagcagcTGTCCTACGGCGACCCGGACAAGAAGATCTACCACCTGTGCATCGTGAATCTGGTGATAGGAACGCTTTACTGCGCCAAAGGAAACTATGACTTTGGCATCTCTCGGGTTATCAAGAGCCTGGAGCCTTACCATAAAAAGCTAGGAACTGACACGTGGTATTACGCCAAGAGATGCTTCCTGTCCTTGCTAGAAAACATGTCCAAGCACACGATCATGCTGAGGGACAGCGTTGTCCAGGAGTGTGTCCAGTTCCTAGAGCAGTGTGAACTTTACGGCAGGAGCATCCCTGCTGTTCTGGAACAGCCcttggaggaagagaggatgcaCACTGGGAAGAACACAGTCACCTATGAGTCTAGACAGTTGAAAGCTCTGATTTATGAGATCATAGGGTGGAATAAGTAG